The Nitrospira sp. sequence CAAGAAATTCGACGCTTTTATACCATCAACATCCCGCCGTTCACGTGCAAGACATGACCCGTAATGTAGGCCGCGTCTTCGGACACAAGAAATCGGACAGCCGCGGCAACATCCGCAGGGGTACCCAGCCGCCCCAACGGGATTTGTTTCAGCAACGTGTCTTTCACATCGGTCGGTAGTCCATGAGTCATCGCCGTATCGATGAAACCAGGCGCCACCGCATTCACCGTCACGTTACGGCTGGCATATTCCCGACCAACGGTTTTTGTGAACCCGATGACGGCCGCCTTTGAAGCCGAATAATTCGCCTGCCCCGCGTTCCCTATCACTCCAACGATCGAGGCGATGTTAACGATACGCCCGTACCGCTGCTTGGTCATCGGCTGCAAGACCGCTTTCGTGCAATTAAAGGTGCCGTTCAGATTGATCTGAAGCACCAGATTCCAATCTTCCTCCTTCATCCGCAACAACAATCCATCGCGAGTGATCCCCGCATTGTTGACGAGGATGTCAACTTTCCCCCAGGCCTTCAAGACTTGTTCGACCATCCCTTTGGTGTCATTGGCATCGGCCACGTTGACTTTCAGGTTCAATGCCTTTCGCCCTAGTTTTTCGACCAAGCCGACCGTTTCCAACGAACGACCTGGGTCGAGGTCGGCCACGGCGATGTCCGCCCCCGCTTGGGCAAGGCATTCGGCAATGGCCCGACCGATTCCTTGGGCAGCGCCAGTGACAATAGCGGCTTTCCCTTGTAGCAACATCACAGACCTTTCCGGCGGTACCTTAACAAGCCGACAGAGCGTTCGTCATCTGGTGTTTCATGTGAAGCCGATTGTGCGCTAGCTCACTGCCTGGAGCGTCGCATCCAGTGACTTTGGATCATTCACATTCAACAATTTGGCGTCCGGCAGAATCCGCTTGATCAAGCCGGTCAACACGGTACCTGGCCCTACTTCCACAAACGTCGTGACCCCCATCTTTCCCATAGTATGCACGGTCTCCTCCCACAGCACGGAAGAGGGCAGCTGGCGAACCAACGACGCCTGGATTTCGCTTGCCAGTCTGATCGCTTTCGCCTCCGCATTGTTCACCAGAGGGGCGTTGAGATCAGACCAATGAACCGCAGCCAAGTCCTTGGCCAATCGATCAGCTGCTTGCTGCATCAATGGAGTATGAACGGGCACACTCACCGGCAGAGGGATAGCCTTTTTACAGCCTTGTGCTTTGGCCAATTCGATCGCTCTTTCCACCGCCGCCTTTTCACCGGCAATGACCACTTGCCCCGGCGAGTTGAAATTCGCCGCGGCGACAACCCCGACAGACGACGCCGTACGGCACACATCCTTAACCACGCCGGCGGCGAGGCCCAACAGGGCCGCGACAAGACCGGTTCCCGGAGCCACGGCTTCCGACATGTAGCGCCCCCGCTTCTGAACCAGGCCAACCGCATCCCGGAATGAGAGGCCACCGGCCGCAACCAACGCCGAATACTCACCCAAACTATGTCCCGCCACCGCGACCGGCTTGATTCCGACCGGCTCCAACAGCCTCAACGCCGCCATGCTGCTGACCAGCAAGGCCGGTTGGGTGAATTCCGTCAGATTGAGCCGCT is a genomic window containing:
- the fabD gene encoding ACP S-malonyltransferase, with the translated sequence MTQGIGLVFPGQGSQSVGMGKALYDAHPSLKSVYDEATSVLSYDVGALCFTGPAERLNLTEFTQPALLVSSMAALRLLEPVGIKPVAVAGHSLGEYSALVAAGGLSFRDAVGLVQKRGRYMSEAVAPGTGLVAALLGLAAGVVKDVCRTASSVGVVAAANFNSPGQVVIAGEKAAVERAIELAKAQGCKKAIPLPVSVPVHTPLMQQAADRLAKDLAAVHWSDLNAPLVNNAEAKAIRLASEIQASLVRQLPSSVLWEETVHTMGKMGVTTFVEVGPGTVLTGLIKRILPDAKLLNVNDPKSLDATLQAVS
- the fabG gene encoding 3-oxoacyl-[acyl-carrier-protein] reductase, with translation MLLQGKAAIVTGAAQGIGRAIAECLAQAGADIAVADLDPGRSLETVGLVEKLGRKALNLKVNVADANDTKGMVEQVLKAWGKVDILVNNAGITRDGLLLRMKEEDWNLVLQINLNGTFNCTKAVLQPMTKQRYGRIVNIASIVGVIGNAGQANYSASKAAVIGFTKTVGREYASRNVTVNAVAPGFIDTAMTHGLPTDVKDTLLKQIPLGRLGTPADVAAAVRFLVSEDAAYITGHVLHVNGGMLMV